One window of Thermocoleostomius sinensis A174 genomic DNA carries:
- a CDS encoding DUF7219 family protein, whose protein sequence is MSKFDKEERNKFFYPRSRYYGKFTPPNLVFNANLQEFAQRVSYICSLETGGKLSPEEAYQEIKQLYKQLKKSRKQLGIGTDSSDEK, encoded by the coding sequence ATGAGCAAATTTGATAAAGAAGAACGCAACAAGTTTTTTTACCCTCGCAGTCGCTATTATGGCAAGTTCACCCCACCTAATTTAGTGTTTAATGCCAACTTACAGGAATTTGCTCAGCGGGTGTCTTATATCTGTAGCCTAGAAACGGGGGGGAAACTAAGCCCTGAAGAAGCGTACCAAGAAATTAAACAACTCTATAAGCAACTGAAAAAAAGCCGAAAGCAACTGGGAATCGGCACAGACTCTTCAGACGAGAAATAA
- a CDS encoding J domain-containing protein, giving the protein MEIADCYRLLGLRMGASYEDVKVAYRRLARRYHPDANPTNQQQAKEKFIQITEAYRRLTSVIQPSRSSVRQSASASGSSLPVTSPPPAPSPAPSASAPPLQKKPSIHITPDLSAIDCELKQESYEQLQQLLREQRFPRAVTLIEGLAHRLPKDIEVRQWQAITYQRFARYLVSLKQAEKAKRYLQKALRVDPHNRSLSQEIARDLQQIQQVESR; this is encoded by the coding sequence ATGGAAATTGCAGACTGCTACCGATTGTTAGGGTTGAGGATGGGGGCATCCTATGAGGATGTGAAAGTAGCCTATCGCCGTTTAGCGCGACGATATCATCCTGATGCCAATCCAACCAATCAGCAACAGGCAAAAGAGAAATTTATCCAAATTACCGAAGCCTACAGACGCTTGACAAGTGTGATCCAACCATCACGATCGTCTGTTCGTCAATCGGCGTCTGCTTCTGGCTCTTCTCTGCCCGTGACTTCTCCGCCACCTGCTCCTTCACCAGCACCATCAGCGTCCGCTCCCCCACTTCAGAAGAAGCCATCGATTCATATCACTCCTGACTTGTCGGCGATCGATTGTGAGTTGAAGCAAGAATCGTATGAGCAATTGCAGCAGCTATTGCGTGAACAACGCTTTCCACGGGCGGTTACCCTCATTGAAGGCTTGGCGCATCGATTGCCTAAAGATATTGAGGTGCGACAGTGGCAAGCCATCACCTATCAGCGCTTTGCTCGATATTTGGTCAGCCTGAAACAAGCCGAAAAGGCCAAACGCTATTTACAAAAGGCCTTGCGGGTCGATCCCCACAATCGATCGCTCTCCCAGGAAATTGCTCGCGATTTACAGCAGATTCAACAGGTGGAATCACGATAG
- the metH gene encoding methionine synthase, whose translation MNSLFLARLHSSDRPVIVFDGAMGTNIQAQNLTADDFGGANYEGCNEYLVITKPDAIATVHRDFLAAGADVIETDTFGATSIVLAEYDLAEHAYHLNKTAAELAKQCATEFSTPEKPRFVAGSMGPGTKLPTLGHIDFDTLKAAYIEQATGLYDGGVDLFIVETCQDVLQIKAALNAIEEVFANKGDRRPLMVSVTMETTGTMLVGSDAAAMLSILEPYPIDILGLNCATGPDRMADHIRYLSTNSPFVISCIPNAGIPENIGGHAHYKLTPMELRMALMHFVEDLGVQVIGGCCGTRPTHIQELAEIAPTLKPKDRPVRKPQIGGGGEDRADYSSLPSPSSPASSPSSIPSSLRQALNYTPSAASIYSAQPYDQDNSFLIVGERLNASGSKKCREMLNAEDWDGLVALARSQVREGAHVLDVNVDYVGRDGVRDMRELVSRLVTNVNLPLMLDSTEWQKMEAGLKVAGGKCILNSTNYEDGDDRFFRVLELAKRYGAGIVVGTIDEDGMARSAERKFAIAQRAYRDALEYGIPAYEIFYDPLALPISTGIEEDRVNAKETIEAIRLIREHLPGVHVILGVSNVSFGLSPAARIVLNSMFLHEAMAAGMDAAIVSAAKILPLAKIEPAHQEVCRQLIYDQRRFEGDVCVYDPLTELTTLFEGVSAKDTRSKHGLAELPIEERLKRHIIDGERIGLEDALSVALQQYPPLDIINTFLLDGMKVVGELFGSGQMQLPFVLQSAETMKAAVAYLEPHMEKSESGNHAKGTFIIATVKGDVHDIGKNLVDIILTNNGYRVINLGIKQPVDNIIDAYYEHNADCIAMSGLLVKSTAFMKENLQVFNDRGITVPVILGGAALTPKFVYDDCQNTYNGRVIYGKDAFSDLHFMDKLMAAKAKGEWEDLTGFLHEAELEPAQTNGSRSETTAEVIEEMAQHTEALSLQASATDTTRSDAVAVEIDRPTPPFWGTKVLQPADIPIDEVFDYLDLQALIAGQWQFRKPKEQTREDYDAFLQEKVYPVLEQWKQRIVNENLLHPQVVYGYFPCLADGNSLHLYDPSTPTPQSPIATFHFPRQKSLRRLCIADFFRPITDKPFDVFPMQAVTVGEIATEFAKQLFEANQYTDYLYYHGLAVQMAEALAEWTHARIRRELGYTAQEPTSIRDILAQRYQGSRYSFGYPACPNIQDQYTLLELLNAGQIGLHMDESEQLYPEQSTTAIVAYHPAAKYFSA comes from the coding sequence ATGAATAGTCTCTTCCTTGCTCGTCTGCATAGTTCCGATCGTCCTGTGATTGTCTTTGATGGAGCCATGGGCACTAACATTCAGGCTCAAAACCTCACGGCCGACGACTTTGGTGGGGCCAACTATGAAGGTTGCAATGAATATCTTGTCATCACAAAGCCAGACGCAATTGCCACGGTACATCGTGATTTCTTGGCCGCCGGAGCCGATGTCATCGAAACTGACACCTTTGGTGCTACCTCGATCGTGCTAGCAGAATACGACTTAGCCGAGCACGCCTATCACCTCAATAAAACAGCAGCCGAGTTGGCCAAGCAGTGCGCCACAGAATTTTCAACTCCTGAAAAACCGCGCTTTGTGGCGGGTTCAATGGGCCCGGGTACAAAGCTGCCCACGTTGGGGCACATCGACTTTGATACGCTGAAAGCGGCTTACATTGAGCAAGCCACTGGGTTGTATGACGGTGGGGTCGATTTGTTCATTGTGGAAACGTGTCAAGATGTATTGCAAATTAAAGCCGCACTGAATGCGATCGAGGAGGTATTTGCCAACAAGGGCGATCGCCGACCGTTGATGGTATCGGTGACGATGGAAACCACTGGAACTATGCTGGTGGGTTCCGATGCGGCAGCAATGCTGTCAATTTTAGAACCCTACCCCATCGATATATTGGGGCTAAATTGCGCCACTGGGCCCGATCGCATGGCTGATCACATTCGCTATCTCTCTACTAATTCGCCGTTTGTGATTTCCTGCATTCCCAACGCAGGCATTCCCGAAAACATTGGTGGCCATGCCCACTACAAGCTAACGCCGATGGAATTGCGAATGGCATTAATGCATTTTGTCGAAGATTTGGGTGTACAGGTGATTGGTGGCTGCTGTGGCACTCGTCCTACTCATATTCAGGAACTAGCCGAGATTGCCCCTACTCTCAAACCCAAAGACCGCCCGGTTCGCAAGCCGCAGATTGGAGGGGGTGGGGAAGATAGGGCAGACTATTCGTCGCTACCGTCCCCATCCTCTCCAGCTTCCTCACCTTCCTCAATTCCCTCATCCCTTCGCCAAGCCCTCAACTACACGCCTTCCGCCGCTTCTATCTATTCGGCTCAACCCTACGATCAAGACAACTCGTTCCTGATTGTAGGCGAACGTCTCAATGCCAGCGGCTCAAAAAAGTGTCGCGAGATGCTGAATGCCGAAGACTGGGACGGTTTGGTGGCGCTGGCTCGATCGCAAGTCCGCGAAGGGGCGCATGTTTTGGACGTGAACGTAGACTACGTGGGGCGTGATGGAGTGCGCGATATGCGAGAGTTGGTATCGCGACTTGTCACCAATGTCAATTTGCCACTGATGCTGGACTCGACCGAGTGGCAAAAGATGGAAGCAGGGCTGAAGGTGGCTGGCGGCAAGTGCATTCTCAATTCTACTAACTATGAAGACGGCGACGATCGCTTTTTCAGGGTGTTGGAATTGGCCAAGCGATACGGAGCAGGCATTGTTGTCGGCACGATCGACGAAGACGGCATGGCCCGATCGGCGGAACGCAAATTTGCCATTGCCCAACGAGCCTATCGCGATGCACTGGAATATGGGATTCCCGCCTATGAGATTTTCTACGACCCGCTGGCGTTACCAATTTCAACAGGGATCGAAGAAGATCGCGTGAACGCAAAGGAGACGATCGAAGCCATTCGCTTAATTCGCGAACACTTGCCCGGTGTGCATGTCATTCTGGGCGTTTCTAATGTGTCGTTTGGCTTGAGTCCGGCGGCGCGGATTGTGCTGAACTCCATGTTTTTACATGAAGCTATGGCAGCGGGCATGGATGCGGCGATTGTTAGTGCGGCTAAGATTTTGCCGCTGGCCAAGATTGAGCCAGCCCATCAAGAAGTCTGTCGGCAACTGATCTACGATCAACGCCGTTTTGAAGGCGATGTCTGTGTCTACGATCCGCTGACGGAATTGACGACGCTGTTTGAAGGGGTTTCCGCTAAAGACACCCGATCAAAACATGGGCTGGCCGAATTGCCGATCGAAGAACGCTTGAAGCGCCACATCATTGACGGTGAGCGCATTGGCTTAGAAGATGCTTTGAGTGTGGCGCTGCAACAGTATCCGCCGCTAGATATCATTAACACGTTTCTGTTGGATGGCATGAAGGTAGTCGGTGAATTATTTGGTTCTGGACAAATGCAGTTGCCGTTTGTGTTGCAATCGGCGGAAACGATGAAAGCAGCGGTGGCTTACCTAGAGCCGCACATGGAAAAGTCCGAGTCGGGCAACCATGCCAAGGGCACCTTCATCATTGCCACGGTGAAGGGTGACGTACATGACATTGGCAAAAACCTGGTGGATATCATCCTCACCAACAATGGCTATCGCGTGATTAATCTGGGCATTAAGCAGCCCGTTGATAACATCATTGATGCTTACTACGAACACAACGCCGATTGCATTGCCATGAGTGGACTGCTGGTGAAATCAACGGCGTTCATGAAGGAAAATCTGCAAGTGTTTAACGATCGAGGCATCACGGTTCCCGTCATTCTGGGTGGAGCCGCCCTCACTCCTAAATTCGTCTACGATGATTGCCAAAACACCTACAACGGCCGCGTGATTTATGGCAAAGATGCCTTCTCCGATCTGCACTTCATGGACAAGCTGATGGCCGCCAAAGCTAAGGGCGAGTGGGAAGATCTGACGGGATTTCTGCATGAAGCAGAGCTAGAACCTGCCCAAACCAACGGATCGCGGTCAGAGACCACCGCTGAGGTGATCGAGGAAATGGCCCAGCACACAGAAGCCCTGAGCCTGCAAGCTTCCGCAACTGACACCACCCGCTCGGATGCTGTAGCTGTGGAGATCGATCGGCCCACACCGCCTTTCTGGGGCACGAAAGTTCTGCAACCGGCAGACATTCCGATCGACGAGGTGTTCGACTATCTTGATCTGCAAGCCTTGATTGCTGGACAATGGCAATTCCGCAAACCCAAGGAACAGACTCGCGAAGACTATGACGCCTTTTTGCAAGAGAAAGTGTACCCAGTTTTGGAGCAGTGGAAGCAACGGATTGTGAATGAAAATCTGCTGCACCCACAAGTCGTTTATGGCTATTTCCCCTGCCTAGCCGACGGCAACTCCCTGCACCTCTATGATCCCTCAACCCCAACCCCCCAATCTCCGATTGCTACCTTCCACTTTCCACGCCAAAAGTCCTTACGTCGCCTCTGCATTGCCGATTTCTTTCGCCCGATCACCGACAAGCCGTTTGATGTATTCCCTATGCAAGCAGTGACGGTGGGTGAGATTGCTACCGAGTTCGCCAAGCAGTTGTTTGAGGCCAATCAATATACCGATTATCTCTATTACCACGGGTTAGCGGTGCAGATGGCCGAAGCCCTGGCAGAATGGACTCATGCTCGCATCCGGCGAGAGTTGGGCTATACAGCGCAAGAACCCACCAGCATCCGTGATATTTTGGCTCAGCGCTATCAAGGCTCTCGCTATAGCTTCGGCTATCCAGCCTGTCCCAATATTCAGGATCAGTACACCTTGCTGGAGCTATTGAATGCTGGGCAAATTGGCTTGCACATGGACGAAAGCGAACAGCTTTACCCAGAGCAATCGACAACCGCGATCGTAGCCTATCATCCCGCCGCCAAGTACTTCAGTGCCTAG
- a CDS encoding response regulator transcription factor produces MRILVVEDDAQIADMLAEALINRQYKVDIAQDGKEAWDWIEMLDYDLILLDITLPKINGIRFCQQLRDRHFSIPILMLTARDTIADKIVGLDAGADDYMVKPFDLEELMARIRALLRRGSSTVRSNLCWGHLCLNPNTYEVVYGDRLLNLTPKEYALLELLIANGRRVLSRPGIIERLWALDDSPTEEAVKFHIKTLRQKLRSVGAPDDLIETVHGLGYRLKQL; encoded by the coding sequence ATGCGAATTTTAGTCGTTGAAGATGATGCTCAAATTGCTGATATGTTGGCAGAAGCATTAATTAATCGTCAATATAAAGTCGATATTGCTCAAGATGGCAAAGAAGCCTGGGATTGGATAGAAATGCTGGACTATGACCTTATTCTTCTGGATATTACGCTACCTAAAATCAATGGCATTCGCTTCTGCCAACAACTGCGCGATCGACATTTCTCGATTCCTATTTTGATGTTAACGGCACGTGATACCATTGCCGACAAAATTGTTGGCTTAGATGCAGGGGCCGATGATTACATGGTGAAACCATTTGACCTTGAGGAACTAATGGCGCGAATTCGAGCGTTGCTGCGGCGCGGCAGTTCAACGGTGCGGTCTAACCTCTGCTGGGGCCATTTGTGCCTTAACCCCAACACCTATGAAGTCGTCTATGGCGATCGCTTGTTGAACTTAACCCCCAAAGAATATGCATTGCTAGAATTACTGATTGCCAATGGCCGCCGCGTGCTCAGCCGCCCAGGAATCATCGAACGCCTGTGGGCACTGGACGATTCTCCAACCGAGGAAGCTGTAAAATTTCACATCAAAACCCTACGACAAAAACTCCGCAGCGTGGGCGCACCCGATGATCTAATAGAAACGGTTCATGGACTGGGCTATCGATTAAAACAACTGTAA
- a CDS encoding ATP-dependent Clp protease proteolytic subunit, which translates to MPIGVPSVPYRLPGSSYEQWISIYERLFRERIIFLAEEVDDGIANAIVAYMLYLDSDDPSKPIYLYINSPGGSVTAGMAIYDTMQHIKSEVVTICIGLAASMGAFLLTAGTKGKRMALPHARIMIHQPLGGTGRRQATDIEIEARQILRVKRDLNELMAYHTGKSIEQIERDTDRDYFMSAQEAMEYGLIDRVIVDQAV; encoded by the coding sequence ATGCCTATTGGTGTTCCAAGCGTTCCCTACCGTCTTCCTGGTAGCTCCTATGAACAATGGATTAGCATTTATGAACGGTTGTTTCGGGAACGGATTATCTTTCTAGCTGAAGAAGTAGATGATGGTATCGCCAATGCCATTGTCGCTTATATGCTCTATCTCGATTCTGATGATCCCTCTAAGCCAATCTACCTTTACATTAATTCTCCCGGTGGTTCCGTCACTGCTGGCATGGCTATCTATGACACTATGCAGCACATCAAATCAGAAGTGGTAACCATTTGTATTGGATTGGCTGCCTCGATGGGGGCATTTTTGTTGACGGCAGGAACCAAAGGCAAGCGTATGGCCTTGCCTCATGCTCGCATCATGATTCACCAACCCCTAGGTGGAACTGGACGCCGCCAAGCTACCGATATTGAAATTGAAGCCCGCCAAATTTTACGGGTAAAGCGTGACCTCAATGAGCTAATGGCCTATCACACGGGTAAATCGATCGAACAAATTGAACGAGACACCGATCGGGATTACTTTATGTCGGCCCAAGAAGCGATGGAGTATGGCTTGATCGATCGAGTGATTGTGGATCAAGCGGTTTAG
- a CDS encoding anion transporter gives MLIRQAIVYGVLSISYVGLALGYLPGLRMNRATIALVGSALLVGLGVLDLEAAWQAIDPTTIIFLLSMMVVNANLSYSGFFQLALAALIRLTRSPLGILTVLTVGTGLLSAFFLNDTIAIIFTPLTISLAQTLGLNPIPYLLAIAGATNIGSVATLSGNPQNILIGSFSGIAYADFARVLMPVAVVGLLVQIGLLWLLYPAVRSIGPADNCPLIRPRLYKPLFTKTVIITSALLIAFVAGVPVATAAFVAAALLLITRRIKPQRVLREVDWNLLVLFSGLFILTRCTQKLDLLSWLSGWVGPPLSLIGITAVLSNLISNVPAVLLLQPLIQPDDTRSWLLLAASSTLAGNLTLFGAVANLITAEAAANLGYKLSFWEHLRFGLPLTLITLAVTYIWVVR, from the coding sequence ATGCTAATTCGCCAAGCGATCGTCTATGGAGTGCTGAGCATCAGTTATGTTGGATTAGCACTGGGCTATTTACCAGGACTGCGCATGAATCGAGCCACGATCGCACTGGTGGGTTCGGCGCTGTTGGTGGGATTAGGCGTCCTAGATTTAGAAGCCGCATGGCAAGCAATCGACCCTACTACCATTATTTTTCTGCTGAGCATGATGGTGGTCAATGCCAACTTGTCCTATTCAGGTTTCTTTCAATTGGCACTGGCGGCGTTAATTCGACTAACGCGCAGTCCGCTAGGAATTTTGACCGTGCTGACGGTGGGAACCGGTCTGCTCTCTGCTTTCTTTCTCAACGACACGATCGCCATTATTTTCACCCCCCTTACCATTAGCTTGGCACAAACGTTGGGATTGAATCCTATTCCCTATCTGCTGGCAATTGCAGGAGCCACGAATATTGGTTCGGTGGCCACTCTCAGCGGCAATCCTCAAAATATCTTGATTGGCTCTTTTTCTGGCATTGCTTATGCTGATTTTGCCCGTGTGCTAATGCCTGTAGCGGTCGTGGGGTTGCTGGTGCAAATTGGCTTGCTGTGGCTATTGTACCCAGCCGTGCGATCGATCGGGCCTGCTGATAATTGCCCACTGATTCGTCCGCGCCTATATAAACCCCTGTTTACGAAAACCGTCATTATTACGAGTGCGTTGCTGATTGCCTTTGTGGCAGGTGTTCCGGTGGCAACAGCGGCCTTTGTTGCCGCTGCTCTCCTGTTGATTACGCGCCGCATCAAACCCCAGCGAGTGTTACGGGAGGTAGATTGGAATCTGTTGGTGTTGTTCTCAGGGCTGTTCATTCTAACGCGCTGCACGCAAAAGCTAGACCTCTTAAGCTGGTTGTCTGGTTGGGTGGGGCCGCCGTTATCACTGATTGGTATCACAGCAGTGCTGTCTAACCTCATCTCCAATGTGCCAGCCGTCTTACTGTTGCAACCACTGATTCAACCGGACGATACTCGATCGTGGCTCTTGCTAGCGGCGAGTTCAACCCTAGCAGGTAATCTAACTTTGTTTGGAGCGGTGGCTAACTTGATCACCGCTGAAGCTGCTGCCAACTTGGGCTACAAGCTTTCCTTTTGGGAACATTTGCGCTTTGGGCTACCGCTGACCCTAATCACCCTAGCAGTTACGTACATTTGGGTTGTGCGCTAA